One region of Glycine max cultivar Williams 82 chromosome 9, Glycine_max_v4.0, whole genome shotgun sequence genomic DNA includes:
- the LOC100810497 gene encoding uncharacterized protein has protein sequence MGMETVWNSQSNWTIASGSIRDCITFQSSLSLLHDDDDSESTPTPLLLHPPSPDSTPCEIKITFAEKHELRQIYVRSTARVYEIYYAPNSRTNNDYLSTVRCGIAVRDDQVLRSPSIQNLSDDNVNKTEDDWVEVKVPDSPSQTKPYPNSTKTSLSQSQDLYEATAEINDANPCISVTLRLLSLQNKGRVYVDEIYVFADPVDSVDSESQENHNENSSSSSLMAMFLPLMQLSKTTGLSNLNSLRKEKLHVSEDDFEVTLTSDSVIKTQLKGNTSITDPQEVKLNEVKGGWVGPSQPDALSQDARIESNHAAVSSQTAKMDSTCSVVPSKIAEMENNHSAVPFQFAKTECNCSAVPSQGSIPESNHGDYLGGKVERALEQLVSRMDRIEEICLGFQEKMVMPMSSMEARLQRVELQLDTLTKKLQTSALPSCSRISAPDASCIESDANSFEECPDYTVTRENESDEKHLHTEVPYDSALMSDSENATQLLPGLVVTAPEFPDGEDEDGDASGQEINSSKDKGKQSIDDALSSALASFLSSLSLDSPKYTKSLSVKAPEFSNEDEDDNESNNSEIAKNYQVHLTDSEEFSLIQVLASSSTWENSEKINPDSNDKHSKKTAQEAEENDQLCSAEGDQDEVCVKTGFIDSFEEDKNGKVNCQKSDISDELVDNQTPFGHSITKEGPSSGTELTVAAEVPRKTFHENIIENVLGFALASSVVDFENPILDVKFISQRSPATERFLEDLLVGTQDQETSSRDQPVKESNDDVNVKEQLKSNGDVSVEEQSNLISIEDGELVIPASDSHFAVDKDVCASSIIAPVNNEDDNLPLPEDHKRKRDQ, from the exons ATGGGTATGGAGACAGTTTGGAATTCCCAAAGCAACTGGACCATTGCCTCGGGCTCTATCCGCGACTGCATCACCTTCCAATCCTCTCTCTCACTCCTCCACGATGACGATGATTCTGAATCCACCCCCACTCCTCTCCTTCTTCACCCCCCTTCGCCGGATTCCACTCCTTGCGAGATCAAAA TTACTTTTGCGGAGAAACACGAGCTCAGACAAATCTACGTTCGGAGCACGGCTCGCGTCTACGAGATTTACTATGCGCCCAATTCTCGCACCAACAACGACTATCTCTCTACTGTCCGATGCGGTATCGCTGTTAGAGACGATCAGGTTCTTCGTTCTCCTTCTATTCAAAATCTGAGCGACGATAACGTTAATAAGACTGAAGATGATTGGGTTGAAGTCAAAGTTCCTGATTCTCCTTCCCAAACCAAACCCTACCCCAATTCCACCAAAACCTCTCTGTCTCAGTCTCAG GATCTTTATGAGGCTACAGCAGAGATTAATGATGCAAATCCTTGCATTTCTGTTACTCTTCGTCTGCTCTCGCTTCAGAACAAAGGCCGTGTTTACGTTGATGAGATTTATGTGTTTGCTGATCCTGTTGATTCAGTTGATTCAGAAAGCCAAGAAAACCATAATGAAAACTCATCTAGCAGTTCTCTCATGGCTATGTTTCTCCCTTTAATGCAATTATCTAAGACAACAGGGCTTAGCAATCTAAATTCTCTTAGAAAGGAAAAGCTACATGTTTCGGAGGATGATTTCGAAGTAACTCTCACAAGTGATTCTGTAATTAAAACTCAGCTAAAAGGAAACACTAGCATAACTGATCCTcaagaagtgaagttgaatgAGGTAAAAGGAGGTTGGGTGGGTCCTTCCCAGCCAGATGCACTCTCACAAGATGCTAGAATAGAGAGCAATCATGCTGCAGTATCCTCACAAACTGCTAAAATGGACAGCACTTGCAGTGTTGTACCCTCAAAAATTGCCGAAATGGAGAACAACCACAGTGCTGTTCCCTTTCAATTTGCTAAAACGGAATGCAATTGTAGTGCTGTTCCTTCACAAGGTTCTATTCCTGAGAGCAATCATGGTGATTATTTGGGTGGCAAAGTTGAAAGGGCCCTGGAACAACTTGTATCCCGCATGGACAGGATAGAAGAAATCTGTCTTGGCTTTCAAGAGAAAATGGTAATGCCCATGAGCAGCATGGAGGCAAGACTTCAGCGAGTTGAGCTGCAACTGGATACTCTGACTAAGAAATTGCAGACTTCTGCTTTGCCATCATGTTCTAGAATTTCTGCTCCCGATGCTTCTTGTATTGAATCAGATGCCAACTCTTTTGAAGAATGTCCTGATTATACCGTCACtagggaaaatgaatcagaTGAGAAACATTTACACACAGAGGTACCATATGACTCAGCTCTCATGTCTGATTCAGAAAATGCTACTCAATTGCTCCCAGGTCTTGTAGTTACAGCTCCTGAGTTTCCTGATGGTGAGGATGAAGACGGTGATGCATCAGGACAAGAAATAAACTCTTCGAAAGATAAAGGAAAGCAGTCAATTGATGATGCTTTATCTTCTGCTTTAGCTAGTTTTTTGTCTTCTTTGTCTTTAGACTCTCCAAAGTATACTAAAAGTTTAAGTGTTAAAGCCCCTGAGTTTtcaaatgaagatgaagatgacaaCGAGAGTAATAATAGTGAGATAGCAAAAAATTACCAAGTTCATCTAACTGACAGTGAGGAATTTAGTCTCATCCAAGTGTTGGCTTCATCCAGTACTTGGGAAAACAGTGAGAAGATAAACCCAGATTCTAATGATAAACACTCCAAAAAGACTGCCCAAGAAGCTGAAGAAAATGACCAGCTTTGCAGTGCAGAAGGAGATCAAGATGAGGTGTGTGTAAAAACTGGTTTTATTGACAGCTTTGAAGAAGACAAAAATGGTAAAGTCAATTGTCAGAAAAGTGACATTTCAGATGAGTTGGTTGACAATCAGACCCCCTTTGGTCATAGTATCACCAAGGAAGGACCATCTTCAGGAACTGAACTTACTGTTGCAGCAGAGGTCCCTAGAAAAACCTTCCATGAGAACATCATAGAGAATGTTCTTGGATTTGCACTTGCTTCCTCTGTTGTAGATTTTGAAAACCCAATATTGGATGTGAAATTCATTTCTCAGAGAAGTCCTGCTACCGAGcgtttccttgaagaccttctagTGGGGACACAAGATCAAGAGACCAGTTCAAGAGATCAACCTGTCAAGGAAAGCAATGATGATGTTAACGTTAAGGAACAACTGAAAAGCAATGGTGATGTCTCAGTTGAGGAGCAGTCTAATTTGATTTCAATAGAAGATGGGGAACTGGTGATTCCAGCTAGCGATAGCCATTTTGCTGTGGACAAAGACGTGTGTGCTTCTTCGATAATTGCACCTGTGAACAATGAAGATGACAATCTGCCACTGCCGGAGGATCATAAACGAAAACGTGATCAATAA
- the LOC100814978 gene encoding actin-related protein 7 isoform X2 — protein MEAAVVDVGSKLLKADFAIPDQTPAMIIPTQMKQLLDDGSVTDSSLADNVTVDPVVRGFIRDWDAIEDLLHHVLYTGLGWEIGNEGQILFTDPLCTPKANKEQLVQLMFETFNISGFYASEQAVLSLYAVGRISGCTVDIGHGKIELGKSNPQVNISMSDVEKIKELYSCCAEDELAYQKTGYSCPVEKHTLPDGQVITIGRERYTVGEALFQPCLLGLEAHGIVDQLVRAISTVSSDNQRQLLENTVVCGGTSSMAGFEERFQKESSLSSSAVQPTLVKPPEYMPENLTMYSAWVGGAILAKVVFPQNQHITKADYDETGPSIVHRKCF, from the exons ATGGAAGCAGCTGTGGTGGACGTCGGCTCTAAGCTTCTCAAAGCGGACTTTGCAATTCCTGACCAGACTCCCGccatg ATAATTCCCACTCAGATGAAGCAATTGCTCGATGATGGATCAGTCACTGATAGTTCACTGGCTGACAATGTCACCGTTGATCCCGTCGTGCGAGGATTTATTAGAGATTGGGATGCCATTGAAGATTTGTTGCACCATGTTTTGTATACTGGCCTCGGATGGGAAATTGGCAATGAAGGACAAATACTATTTACTGATCCACTTTGTACCCCTAAG GCGAACAAAGAACAGTTGGTGCAACTAATGTTTGAAACATTCAACATCTCAGGGTTTTATGCCTCAGAACAAGCAGTGTTATCACTCTATGCTGTGGGACGTATCTCAGGCTGCACTGTTGATATTGGACATGGAAAAATAG AACTTGGCAAGTCCAATCCACAAGTAAATATCAGCATGTCTGATGTGGAGAAAATAAAAGAGCTGTACTCATGCTGTGCTGAAGATGAATTAGCTTATCAGAAGACCGGATATTCTTGTCCTGTGGAGAAGCACACCCTTCCTGATGGACAG GTAATAACAATTGGGAGAGAAAGATATACTGTTGGGGAAGCTTTATTCCAGCCATGTCTACTGGGTTTAGAGGCTCATGGCATTGTTGATCAGCTTGTCCGTGCTATTTCAACTGTGTCATCTGATAATCAACGGCAGCTGCTGGAAAATACTGTGGTTTGTGGTGGCACTTCTTCTATGGCAG GTTTTGAAGAGAGATTTCAGAAGGAATCTAGCTTAAGTTCATCTGCTGTTCAACCTACACTCGTTAAG CCTCCAGAATATATGCCAGAAAATTTAACCATGTATTCTGCATGGGTGGGAGGTGCCATACTTGCCAAAGTGGTTTTCCCTCAAAATCAGCATATAACTAAGGCAGACTATGATGAAACTGGACCTTCCATTGTTCACCGGAAATGCTTCTAA
- the LOC100814978 gene encoding actin-related protein 7 isoform X1, which yields MEAAVVDVGSKLLKADFAIPDQTPAMIIPTQMKQLLDDGSVTDSSLADNVTVDPVVRGFIRDWDAIEDLLHHVLYTGLGWEIGNEGQILFTDPLCTPKANKEQLVQLMFETFNISGFYASEQAVLSLYAVGRISGCTVDIGHGKIDIAPVIEGAVHHIASRRFEFGGTDLTNFLALELGKSNPQVNISMSDVEKIKELYSCCAEDELAYQKTGYSCPVEKHTLPDGQVITIGRERYTVGEALFQPCLLGLEAHGIVDQLVRAISTVSSDNQRQLLENTVVCGGTSSMAGFEERFQKESSLSSSAVQPTLVKPPEYMPENLTMYSAWVGGAILAKVVFPQNQHITKADYDETGPSIVHRKCF from the exons ATGGAAGCAGCTGTGGTGGACGTCGGCTCTAAGCTTCTCAAAGCGGACTTTGCAATTCCTGACCAGACTCCCGccatg ATAATTCCCACTCAGATGAAGCAATTGCTCGATGATGGATCAGTCACTGATAGTTCACTGGCTGACAATGTCACCGTTGATCCCGTCGTGCGAGGATTTATTAGAGATTGGGATGCCATTGAAGATTTGTTGCACCATGTTTTGTATACTGGCCTCGGATGGGAAATTGGCAATGAAGGACAAATACTATTTACTGATCCACTTTGTACCCCTAAG GCGAACAAAGAACAGTTGGTGCAACTAATGTTTGAAACATTCAACATCTCAGGGTTTTATGCCTCAGAACAAGCAGTGTTATCACTCTATGCTGTGGGACGTATCTCAGGCTGCACTGTTGATATTGGACATGGAAAAATAG ATATTGCACCGGTAATTGAGGGTGCTGTTCACCACATTGCCTCAAGAAGATTTGAGTTTGGAGGTACTGACCTAACTAATTTCCTGGCTCTAGAACTTGGCAAGTCCAATCCACAAGTAAATATCAGCATGTCTGATGTGGAGAAAATAAAAGAGCTGTACTCATGCTGTGCTGAAGATGAATTAGCTTATCAGAAGACCGGATATTCTTGTCCTGTGGAGAAGCACACCCTTCCTGATGGACAG GTAATAACAATTGGGAGAGAAAGATATACTGTTGGGGAAGCTTTATTCCAGCCATGTCTACTGGGTTTAGAGGCTCATGGCATTGTTGATCAGCTTGTCCGTGCTATTTCAACTGTGTCATCTGATAATCAACGGCAGCTGCTGGAAAATACTGTGGTTTGTGGTGGCACTTCTTCTATGGCAG GTTTTGAAGAGAGATTTCAGAAGGAATCTAGCTTAAGTTCATCTGCTGTTCAACCTACACTCGTTAAG CCTCCAGAATATATGCCAGAAAATTTAACCATGTATTCTGCATGGGTGGGAGGTGCCATACTTGCCAAAGTGGTTTTCCCTCAAAATCAGCATATAACTAAGGCAGACTATGATGAAACTGGACCTTCCATTGTTCACCGGAAATGCTTCTAA
- the LOC100811032 gene encoding cytokinin riboside 5'-monophosphate phosphoribohydrolase LOG1 isoform X1 produces MEEVKVSPENKHKGRFQRICVFCGSRVGYKSSFSDAALELGKLLVERKIDLVYGGGRLGLMGLISQTVLKGGRHVLGVIPKALLPLEISGETFGEVKTVANMHERKSVMAKHADAFIALPGGYGTMEELLEVIAWSQLGIHDKPVGLLNVDGYFHSLLSLFDKGVEEGFIDNSARHIVVIADTAEELIKRMEEYVPNHHKVATRQSWARDQLLFEPTETGEIL; encoded by the exons ATGGAAGAAGTAAAGGTGTCACCAGAAAATAAGCACAAAGGAAGGTTCCAACGAATATGTGTATTCTGTGGTAGCAGGGTTGGATATAAGTCTTCATTTAGTGATGCAGCTCTTGAGCTTGGTAAATtgttg GTTGAAAGGAAGATTGATTTGGTTTATGGAGGAGGAAGATTAGGACTAATGGGTTTGATCTCTCAAACTGTGCTAAAGGGAGGTCGCCATGTTCTTGg TGTGATTCCTAAAGCTCTGCTGCCTCTTGAG ATATCTGGGGAAACTTTTGGAGAAGTGAAAACAGTTGCAAATATGCATGAAAGGAAATCAGTAATGGCTAAACATGCTGATGCGTTCATAGCCCTTCCTG GAGGCTATGGAACCATGGAAGAGTTGCTGGAGGTGATAGCATGGTCCCAACTAGGAATACATGATAAACCA GTGGGTTTGTTGAATGTAGATGGGTATTTCCACAGCTTGCTGTCCTTATTTGACAAGGGAGTGGAAGAGGGTTTTATAGACAACTCTGCAAGGCATATTGTAGTCATAGCAGACACAGCAGAAGAACTCATAAAGAGAATGGAG gaaTATGTCCCCAACCATCACAAGGTTGCAACAAGACAAAGTTGGGCAAGGGACCAATTATTATTTGAGCCTACTGAAACTGGGGAGATCCTATGA
- the LOC100811032 gene encoding cytokinin riboside 5'-monophosphate phosphoribohydrolase LOG1 isoform X2: MQLLSLVERKIDLVYGGGRLGLMGLISQTVLKGGRHVLGVIPKALLPLEISGETFGEVKTVANMHERKSVMAKHADAFIALPGGYGTMEELLEVIAWSQLGIHDKPVGLLNVDGYFHSLLSLFDKGVEEGFIDNSARHIVVIADTAEELIKRMEEYVPNHHKVATRQSWARDQLLFEPTETGEIL; the protein is encoded by the exons ATGCAGCTCTTGAGCTTG GTTGAAAGGAAGATTGATTTGGTTTATGGAGGAGGAAGATTAGGACTAATGGGTTTGATCTCTCAAACTGTGCTAAAGGGAGGTCGCCATGTTCTTGg TGTGATTCCTAAAGCTCTGCTGCCTCTTGAG ATATCTGGGGAAACTTTTGGAGAAGTGAAAACAGTTGCAAATATGCATGAAAGGAAATCAGTAATGGCTAAACATGCTGATGCGTTCATAGCCCTTCCTG GAGGCTATGGAACCATGGAAGAGTTGCTGGAGGTGATAGCATGGTCCCAACTAGGAATACATGATAAACCA GTGGGTTTGTTGAATGTAGATGGGTATTTCCACAGCTTGCTGTCCTTATTTGACAAGGGAGTGGAAGAGGGTTTTATAGACAACTCTGCAAGGCATATTGTAGTCATAGCAGACACAGCAGAAGAACTCATAAAGAGAATGGAG gaaTATGTCCCCAACCATCACAAGGTTGCAACAAGACAAAGTTGGGCAAGGGACCAATTATTATTTGAGCCTACTGAAACTGGGGAGATCCTATGA